One Gadus chalcogrammus isolate NIFS_2021 chromosome 22, NIFS_Gcha_1.0, whole genome shotgun sequence genomic window carries:
- the trim46b gene encoding tripartite motif-containing 46b isoform X2, which produces MRSMEQELHCPVCKEIVKQPVVLPCQHSVCLMCASEVLVASGYPPPELPPEPNSPATTPNTRSPRQARRPLPKAELRPIDRLLRAGVGTYPGRRRKEGPPLVMMFPCVPCGKDVELGEKGLADCLRNLTLERIVERYRHTVSLGSVAVMCQFCKPPQSLEATKGCADCRASFCNECFKLYHPWGTPRAQHEHVQPTLNFRPKVLTCPEHDQEKLQFYCRSCQRLLCSLCKLRRVHAGHKVLPVAHAYQALKEKITKEMNYILSNQETVLTQITQLESAITQTEVNSVSAREQLAQSIRDLTASLAERHSSLTASLEGARQRRGEALAGQVTERRSLMEHAGLMAFTQEMLKETDPPSFVQAARQTHNRLSKAIENLQCFQLAADPSFRHFQLDVSKELKLLTELHFIQAPLAPVIDTQRTLAYDQLFLCWRLPQESTPAWHYSVEYRRRGVVPGGGSRGGFRGGLAAARWGWQRQDEVGSASAVVDRLEMDSVYVLRVRGCNKAGYGEYSEEVYLHTPPAPVLNFYLDSRWGLHADRLVVSKEQRCARSVPGLSLLQAADLALTSCHLTSDLLVGDVAITQGRHYWACSVEPGSYLVKVGVGLESKLQEWFHLPQDMASPRYDPDSGHDSGAEDALDSAPPFCFLTMGMGKIYLPQNSGHHHSHHSNSAREPVANGPSPSAPAGVTYPLPPRLGVCLDFEKGRVTFYDAHSLRPLWEGHVDCSGPVCPAFCFIGGGALQLQELVANRNADPTPVRRVTIQPRGTNLNSN; this is translated from the exons ATGAGGAGCATGGAGCAGGAGCTGCACTGCCCCGTGTGCAAGGAGATCGTCAAGCAGCCCGTGGTGCTCCCTTGCCAGCACAGCGTCTGCCTGATGTGTGCCTCCGAGGTGCTGGTGGCCAGCGGCTACCCGCCCCCGGAGCTCCCCCCGGAGCCCAACTCCCCCGCCACCACGCCCAACACCCGCTCGCCCCGGCAGGCCCGCAGACCCCTGCCCAAGGCCGAGCTGCGGCCCATCGACAGGCTGCTCCGGGCAG GAGTTGGAACGTATCCCGGGCGCAGGCGTAAAGAAGGCCCTCCCCTGGTCATGATGTTCCCCTGCGTCCCCTGTGGGAAAGACGTGGAGCTGGGGGAGAAGGGCCTGGCAGACTGCCTCCGCAACCTGACTCTGGAACGCATCGTGGAGAG gtacagacacacagtgagccTGGGCAGCGTGGCGGTGATGTGCCAGTTCTGCAAACCGCCCCAGTCCCTGGAGGCGACCAAGGGCTGTGCGGACtgcagagccagcttctgcaaTGAGTGCTTTAAGCTGTACCACCCGTGGGGGACGCCCCGTGCCCAGCACGAACACGTCCAGCCCACGCTCAACTTCAGACCCAAG GTACTGACCTGCCCGGAGCACGACCAGGAGAAGCTGCAGTTCTACTGTCGCTCCTGCCAGCGTCTGCTCTGCTCGCTGTGCAAGCTGCGGCGTGTCCACGCGGGCCACAAAgttctgcccgtggcccatgcATACCAGGCACTCAAG GAGAAGATCACCAAGGAGATGAACTATATTCTGTCCAATCAGGAGACAGTTCTTACTCAGATAACCCAGCTAGAGAGTGCCATCACTCAGACAGAG gtgaacaGTGTGTCCGCCAGGGAGCAGTTGGCCCAGAGCATCCGGGACCTGACGGCGTCGCTGGCCGAGCGCCACTCCTCCCTGACGGCGTCGCTGGAGGGGGCGCGGCAGCGGCGGGGGGAGGCGCTGGCGGGCCAGGTGACGGAGAGGCGGAGCCTGATGGAGCACGCTGGCCTCATGGCCTTCACCCAAGAGATGCTGAAGGAGACGGACCCGCCCAGCTTTGTGCAGGCCGCTCGGCAAACTCACAACAG ATTGAGCAAAGCCATCGAGAACCTCCAGTGCTTCCAGCTGGCTGCCGACCCGTCCTTCAGACACTTCCAGTTGGACGTCTCCAAAGAACTGAAACTCCTCACCGAGCTGCACTTCATAcaag ctcCTCTGGCCCCTGTCATCGACACCCAGCGCACCCTGGCCTACGACCAGCTCTTCCTGTGCTGGCGGCTGCCCCAGGAGTCCACCCCGGCCTGGCACTACTCGGTGGAGTACCGCCGCCGGGGGGTGGTGCCCGGGGGCGGCTCCCGGGGCGGCTTCCGCGGCGGGCTGGCGGCGGCGCGCTGGGGCTGGCAGCGGCAGGACGAGGTGGGCAGCGCCAGCGCGGTGGTCGACCGGCTGGAGATGGACAGCGTGTACGTGCTGCGCGTGCGCGGCTGCAACAAGGCGGGCTACGGCGAGTACAGCGAGGAGGTGTACCTGCACACCCCGCCCGCGCCAG tGCTGAACTTCTACCTGGACTCCCGCTGGGGTCTCCATGCCGACCGGCTTGTCGTCAGCAAGGAGCAGCGCTGTGCCCGCAGCGTTCCCGGGCTCTCCCTCCTGCAGGCTGCCGACCTGGCCCTTACGTCCTGCCACCTGACCTCCGACCTGCTGGTGGGGGACGTGGCCATCACACAGGGCCGCCACTACTGGGCGTGCTCCGTGGAGCCGGGGTCCTACCTGGTCAAG GTGGGAGTCGGACTGGAGTCCAAGCTACAGGAGTGGTTCCACCTCCCCCAGGACATGGCCAGTCCTCG CTACGACCCCGACAGCGGCCATGACAGCGGAGCAGAGGACGCGCTGGACTCGGCCCCTCCCTTCTGCTTCCTCACCATGGGCATGGGCAAGATCTACCTCCCCCAGAACAGCGGCCACCACCACAGTCACCATAGCAACAGCGCCCGGGAGCCCGTGGCCAACGGCCCCAGCCCCTCGGCGCCGGCGGGCGTCACctaccccctgcccccccggcTCGGCGTGTGCCTCGACTTTGAGAAAGGTCGGGTCACCTTCTACGACGCCCACTCCCTGCGGCCTCTGTGGGAGGGGCACGTGGACTGCTCCGGCCCCGTGTGTCCCGCCTTCTGTTTCATTGGTGGAGGAGCGCTGCAACTGCAGGAGCTGGTGGCCAATCGCAACGCGGACCCGACGCCCGTCCGACGGGTCACCATACAACCGCGAGGCACCAATCTGAATAGTAACTGA
- the trim46b gene encoding tripartite motif-containing 46b isoform X1, translated as MAETDIKAVTQMDAWVRMSSNMRSMEQELHCPVCKEIVKQPVVLPCQHSVCLMCASEVLVASGYPPPELPPEPNSPATTPNTRSPRQARRPLPKAELRPIDRLLRAGVGTYPGRRRKEGPPLVMMFPCVPCGKDVELGEKGLADCLRNLTLERIVERYRHTVSLGSVAVMCQFCKPPQSLEATKGCADCRASFCNECFKLYHPWGTPRAQHEHVQPTLNFRPKVLTCPEHDQEKLQFYCRSCQRLLCSLCKLRRVHAGHKVLPVAHAYQALKEKITKEMNYILSNQETVLTQITQLESAITQTEVNSVSAREQLAQSIRDLTASLAERHSSLTASLEGARQRRGEALAGQVTERRSLMEHAGLMAFTQEMLKETDPPSFVQAARQTHNRLSKAIENLQCFQLAADPSFRHFQLDVSKELKLLTELHFIQAPLAPVIDTQRTLAYDQLFLCWRLPQESTPAWHYSVEYRRRGVVPGGGSRGGFRGGLAAARWGWQRQDEVGSASAVVDRLEMDSVYVLRVRGCNKAGYGEYSEEVYLHTPPAPVLNFYLDSRWGLHADRLVVSKEQRCARSVPGLSLLQAADLALTSCHLTSDLLVGDVAITQGRHYWACSVEPGSYLVKVGVGLESKLQEWFHLPQDMASPRYDPDSGHDSGAEDALDSAPPFCFLTMGMGKIYLPQNSGHHHSHHSNSAREPVANGPSPSAPAGVTYPLPPRLGVCLDFEKGRVTFYDAHSLRPLWEGHVDCSGPVCPAFCFIGGGALQLQELVANRNADPTPVRRVTIQPRGTNLNSN; from the exons ATGGCAGAGACGGATATTAAAGCGGTCACACAGATGGATGCTTGGGTTCGCATGAGT tccaACATGAGGAGCATGGAGCAGGAGCTGCACTGCCCCGTGTGCAAGGAGATCGTCAAGCAGCCCGTGGTGCTCCCTTGCCAGCACAGCGTCTGCCTGATGTGTGCCTCCGAGGTGCTGGTGGCCAGCGGCTACCCGCCCCCGGAGCTCCCCCCGGAGCCCAACTCCCCCGCCACCACGCCCAACACCCGCTCGCCCCGGCAGGCCCGCAGACCCCTGCCCAAGGCCGAGCTGCGGCCCATCGACAGGCTGCTCCGGGCAG GAGTTGGAACGTATCCCGGGCGCAGGCGTAAAGAAGGCCCTCCCCTGGTCATGATGTTCCCCTGCGTCCCCTGTGGGAAAGACGTGGAGCTGGGGGAGAAGGGCCTGGCAGACTGCCTCCGCAACCTGACTCTGGAACGCATCGTGGAGAG gtacagacacacagtgagccTGGGCAGCGTGGCGGTGATGTGCCAGTTCTGCAAACCGCCCCAGTCCCTGGAGGCGACCAAGGGCTGTGCGGACtgcagagccagcttctgcaaTGAGTGCTTTAAGCTGTACCACCCGTGGGGGACGCCCCGTGCCCAGCACGAACACGTCCAGCCCACGCTCAACTTCAGACCCAAG GTACTGACCTGCCCGGAGCACGACCAGGAGAAGCTGCAGTTCTACTGTCGCTCCTGCCAGCGTCTGCTCTGCTCGCTGTGCAAGCTGCGGCGTGTCCACGCGGGCCACAAAgttctgcccgtggcccatgcATACCAGGCACTCAAG GAGAAGATCACCAAGGAGATGAACTATATTCTGTCCAATCAGGAGACAGTTCTTACTCAGATAACCCAGCTAGAGAGTGCCATCACTCAGACAGAG gtgaacaGTGTGTCCGCCAGGGAGCAGTTGGCCCAGAGCATCCGGGACCTGACGGCGTCGCTGGCCGAGCGCCACTCCTCCCTGACGGCGTCGCTGGAGGGGGCGCGGCAGCGGCGGGGGGAGGCGCTGGCGGGCCAGGTGACGGAGAGGCGGAGCCTGATGGAGCACGCTGGCCTCATGGCCTTCACCCAAGAGATGCTGAAGGAGACGGACCCGCCCAGCTTTGTGCAGGCCGCTCGGCAAACTCACAACAG ATTGAGCAAAGCCATCGAGAACCTCCAGTGCTTCCAGCTGGCTGCCGACCCGTCCTTCAGACACTTCCAGTTGGACGTCTCCAAAGAACTGAAACTCCTCACCGAGCTGCACTTCATAcaag ctcCTCTGGCCCCTGTCATCGACACCCAGCGCACCCTGGCCTACGACCAGCTCTTCCTGTGCTGGCGGCTGCCCCAGGAGTCCACCCCGGCCTGGCACTACTCGGTGGAGTACCGCCGCCGGGGGGTGGTGCCCGGGGGCGGCTCCCGGGGCGGCTTCCGCGGCGGGCTGGCGGCGGCGCGCTGGGGCTGGCAGCGGCAGGACGAGGTGGGCAGCGCCAGCGCGGTGGTCGACCGGCTGGAGATGGACAGCGTGTACGTGCTGCGCGTGCGCGGCTGCAACAAGGCGGGCTACGGCGAGTACAGCGAGGAGGTGTACCTGCACACCCCGCCCGCGCCAG tGCTGAACTTCTACCTGGACTCCCGCTGGGGTCTCCATGCCGACCGGCTTGTCGTCAGCAAGGAGCAGCGCTGTGCCCGCAGCGTTCCCGGGCTCTCCCTCCTGCAGGCTGCCGACCTGGCCCTTACGTCCTGCCACCTGACCTCCGACCTGCTGGTGGGGGACGTGGCCATCACACAGGGCCGCCACTACTGGGCGTGCTCCGTGGAGCCGGGGTCCTACCTGGTCAAG GTGGGAGTCGGACTGGAGTCCAAGCTACAGGAGTGGTTCCACCTCCCCCAGGACATGGCCAGTCCTCG CTACGACCCCGACAGCGGCCATGACAGCGGAGCAGAGGACGCGCTGGACTCGGCCCCTCCCTTCTGCTTCCTCACCATGGGCATGGGCAAGATCTACCTCCCCCAGAACAGCGGCCACCACCACAGTCACCATAGCAACAGCGCCCGGGAGCCCGTGGCCAACGGCCCCAGCCCCTCGGCGCCGGCGGGCGTCACctaccccctgcccccccggcTCGGCGTGTGCCTCGACTTTGAGAAAGGTCGGGTCACCTTCTACGACGCCCACTCCCTGCGGCCTCTGTGGGAGGGGCACGTGGACTGCTCCGGCCCCGTGTGTCCCGCCTTCTGTTTCATTGGTGGAGGAGCGCTGCAACTGCAGGAGCTGGTGGCCAATCGCAACGCGGACCCGACGCCCGTCCGACGGGTCACCATACAACCGCGAGGCACCAATCTGAATAGTAACTGA